Genomic DNA from uncultured Erythrobacter sp.:
TCACTGGTGCAATCGAAACCCGCAACGTCCACCCAAGCCCTGCAACCCATTTCGAGATCGACCCGCAAGCGTTGATCGACGCGTACCGCGTCGAACGTGGCGGTGGCCCGGAGGTACTCGGCTACTTCCATTCACACCCTAATGGCAGGGCGGAACCATCGGACATCGATCAGGCATCGGCTGCAGGTGATGGAAAGCTCTGGGCGATCATCGCGGCAGACCGGGTGAATTTCTGGCTGGATGAACCCGAGGGATTCCGCCTGCTTTCCTACGCCATTGCAAGCGAGTAGGAGTTTGCGCATACGGTTGGCGCAACACGGTTGAAGAACGCTGAATTGGCAGCATGACGTCCGAAGGGTTTTCGGGCCTCTCAAAAAGGCCAATGTGTCAACTTCACCCTCGGAGGACGAGGAATTTTCGAGTTATGACAAGCACTTCGTCTCCACACTCAAAGTTGACACACCTGTCAACTTTGTCACGCTCAATCCAACGCGCCAATCACGGACATTCTGAATGACTTCGCAAACCGATCTCGCCGCCCTTCTTTGCTCGCGGCTCTGCCACGACATGCTCAGCCCGGTGGGCGCTCTATCCAACGGACTTGAGCTGCTCGCCGACGAACAAGACCCTGAAATGCGTGCGAAATGCGTTGAGCTGATGGAGCAAAGCGCGAAGACCAGCACCGACAAACTCAAGTTCTTCCGGCTCGCATTCGGTGCGGCTGGGGGCTTTGGCGAAGTGGTGCCGATCGAAGAAGCGCAAGATGTGATCACCGCCTTGGCTAGTGATGCCAAGGGCGTGGAG
This window encodes:
- a CDS encoding M67 family metallopeptidase; the encoded protein is MLGPCAMLIEVTSGAMTAMQQAAASALPNEACGILLGKNNRITGAIETRNVHPSPATHFEIDPQALIDAYRVERGGGPEVLGYFHSHPNGRAEPSDIDQASAAGDGKLWAIIAADRVNFWLDEPEGFRLLSYAIASE